The following DNA comes from Plodia interpunctella isolate USDA-ARS_2022_Savannah chromosome 1, ilPloInte3.2, whole genome shotgun sequence.
ATCAAGTGattcaaaatatgaaatattccAGAATTTTACATCATTGTCATGGGAGCAAGAAGCAATAAATTGGCCATCATGACTTATATCCAAGCATTCTACAGGTAGTTGATGTTGTCCCACTATGCCTAATTGTCTTTGAGGAAACATATGAGTGGCCCGCAGTATTCCATCTTCTCCTGAAGTAACTACAATATTTTGAGTCACTGGTACCATGCATTGTATAGACTGTTTCTGGCCAATGTATTCATCACTGTGTAATCCAAATTCTTTCCAGTTGAATAAGTAGAGTTTTCCTTTACCAGAACCAACTAGTAATTTTGTATCAGATCTAAACAGTCCCATACACGTCAACTCCGCATCATATTCTTCAGATGTAGTATATAGTTTactgaaattaaatgttataccATTAGGACAAGTTTTGATCatcttattaattacaatgaaaatttCTATCAATTATAtcggctcgtcccggcttcaccagggtaaaaccataataaatataaatggtcAAGTGTGAGTTTAACCAGAGTGAAGAGGGTTACgtacaatttatagaattcttaTAAGTTTTCCTGTAATCTACGAGCAATTAAccatatttagatttttttaaatttatggctcagtatttttaatgatcAAGGGGCCTACTTCACACTGTCCCCGAACTCAGACATTTAATCGTCAAGATGGAGGGACCAACTCACGTAACTCTTgtcatatttgaataaaagctATACTACCTATACGTACCAAAAACCTACTTTCGCTACCTTtggtagttttaaaaattttatagacCAAACTGAAAGATTCTACTTTAATAATGGCCGAAACATTTACCGTTTGTGAAAATCGAATAATAATAGGTTGATCCCTCCATCTTGACGATTAAATTTTCCTTCAATTCTTTACTTGGCGAACACATATTATCGCAAAAACTGATGTGACAGAAACCAATATTAGGACCAAATCTATGCTGTAATTTGGTTTAGGTTGGCTAtaaattttgtcaataaacaatattttatctagttataaatatattcaccATTCAAGCACAAAGATAAATATCACACTATCTAAATCGATCCGTGTTCCAGTAATTCAATTCCATTCTCTGATTCTATTATGGGATCACTATACCTTACTTTAATACTACTAACTAAAATTCAGGTAAAATGCAGGACATCCGTTATTTACAAccaataagtacttacctatctTACAATTGGATTCTGGATTTGGTTTATGTTAAGTCGTCGCTACCTACCTAGCTTCTGTCAACTAAACGACTAAAAATGTTGAGGCAACtgttacttaaaactaataatggGACCcccttatattattttactcatTGAATGGGACCAAGTCGGTTCCCTAACTTTTTTGGTGGAATGACATTTTGTGATAGTCCATTTGTAAAATCTTCAAATGACGTTTAGTGAAGTCGTTGAACGTTTCATTCAACAACTTAACTAGTTGTCCTTTAGTCATTCAATTGAATGTCTTTCCAATTAAATGGTTGGTTTAACCAGATGTCTGCGACAGATAACATGATTTaatgacaacctcggtggcgcagtggtaaggtttttgccactgaaccgagaggttccgggttcgatcccggtcgggtcatgatggtaaatgacctttttctgattggcccgggctttggatgtttatctatatatgtatttattataaagtatagtatcgttgagttagtaacacataacacaagtcacgaacttactttggggctagctcaatctgtgtgatttgtcccaatatatttatttatttaacattgaatttagtaatattatcaaGTCTTGGAAGTTTTGTGCCatcttaaaagaaataaataaacgtgatTCACCTTGCTTTTAAATCGACAGATGACAGCACTCCATCACCACCGGCACATACCAAGTACTTTTGAGAGTCATTTGTAATCATATCAGAAACATAATCTTCACCAATTTTCAGAGAAAATATAGCACCAGGCTTCCTCAAATCCCACAGTTTAATAGTTCCTCCATCATCacctagaaataaaaatgatttaccTAGTAAGTAAGACTAGGGAGATTTTGGTGGCTACCGTTTTCAATTTAGtagactgtgactacattgtgtaatggaaaactataatactcgCCTAGATGCTGCATGGACAAAGTGGCTGGAGCTAATTGGTGTTAATTGGGACCCCAAAATGCCGGTCCGTCGAAAGGACAGGTCTACAAATCGATCATAAGTCTTGTCCTTCTATATAGCAGTGAAGCACGGCAGGTGTTCGAGCGACACACAAGGGAGTTGCGAGTCACGGAGATGACAGTGCTCAGATGGATGTGTGTTTTACGCGGCTCGATCGCCTGAGGAACTCGCGCATTCGCGAGTCTTCATGCCGCCTAtgctggtacggccacgtcttgcgtagaccggcaaattaagtaggtaacaAATGCTATGCCACTTTCGCCTTGCCTTAGTAGAAGTTGCtgacttgatgtcgtcaaggatgatatcgATATGCAtatcaatggtctgacaacaaGGGATACGACTGTACGAAGTGGagatgaaaaagtaggaaagcggatcctgggctccgacgacgctcaacggctcaggtagaaactgggaaaacgctcagatgagagaaaagagcttgtcaaaaatgacactttatctattaataaatctTTGTAGATATTAAAGAGTGTATGTACTATTACCTGTTACAAATTTCGAACTATCCAAACATAGCAATTTATAGACAGGGTCGTCATGTGCATTTTCATagcattgttttaattttccagTTTCAACATCTGTTGCCATTATGACCTTGtcctgaaataataaaaaaacatttattttaaagtaggtaCACTGTATGCCATCAAATCTTTGTTacattaagtataatttatgtcaAACAAATATACCTTTGCTGTTGAATACATAGTGAGGCCAGAATCATCAAACTCTACATCTCTACAAGCTTTCAAATGCAGCTCAAATGTGTTAACAAGTTTGGCTTCTTCATTGGAATATTCATATAGTAATATATCACCAACAATGTTGGCTattgcaattaaatttttaatgggACTAAATGATATATCAACAATAAAGTCCTCTGTTGTTATAGGGGGTGGATGATCacgtaacttatttttttcagcaAGAATTGCTTTTACAACTTCATCTTCATTATCTTGACAATCATCAGCTGTGTCTTTGTCTTCGAAAGCTTCATCACAAGAAGGGTTGTTGTCATCTTCTGTTTCTATTTCCtctaaaagcaaaaaataaatttaaatgtaggtATCTAAAACATGTAAATGAGGCATTTCcggccttagaataggactgCTAATAGGTATCAGTCAGTAATCACTGGTAGCACATATTGATTCCATGCCTTAGGCTTCTCGTCTTAGGGCACTATGGAATTTtaaaggaataaaaaatattttcaataaacaccaaagaaaaatagataattctaagtatattttccaatctaaataaaactatcAAGTAATTACTTGATATAACTCTAtttaaattcagtttttaaaCCACAATGacacattttatttggattttcAGGGTTTGCTTTGaatatacaaacaattttttgttttatgataatgaaaaattactatGTAAACAGCAAAGCTTCTGTAACAGCCACTGCATAACAATGTGGAGTTGGTTTTTGATCAATTTGTTTCATCATTGATGTTAGCCTGTTATTATTTCCTAGTTGGGGACCCAGCACAAGTACCAGATGGGTCCACTTCTCTGAAAATGTTAGCCTATATGCATAccattattcttaaaaaaagttaaagcagaCTTTAAgataaagtacctatgttaGGTTGTTGTCtgccaatttcaaaaaattaaaacatactttagctagagtatgctttaacttttttatgaataatggaGCTAGTtgattagattatttttatgtttgtgaGAGTGTCGAATTAATTACCTAGTCCATAACTAGTCCTAGACCATAACTTTTACctgtttattatattctgcAACTTGCATCACTGAATTTTATTACggatgtttgtttttattttataactttttcttttgttctCAAGCCACTATACCTCCTATGCCTCATGGtgccagctgaaaatcagcacTATGGTTTCCACAGCAACATGCTGGGCTGGTCatcaaattgtaaattttaagttgCATAGTTAGTTGTAAGTttacctatgtattttttttgtagaataaacatacctattttctttctttataaatacacTGGCAGAAAGTTCTATGTATACAATACCAAACTATTGTTAGGAAAAGTGagatttcattcattttttgaAGGTGTAGAAGAGTTGTCTGTGGAACTCATATCTACACAATATTATCcctaaatttacatattataaaacaaagtccattGCTGTGTCCGTCTGtatgttcgtgataaactcaaaaactgatgcatggattttcatgcggatttcaccaatagatagtgtgattccagaggtttaggtgtataatttattatgtttttacccaagcaaagacgggacgggccgctagtgaaATATAAATGCGATACTCTTGTGACgtttttacggctaaaccgctacgccgattttaatgaaatttggaatggGTATAGATAAgagttcaaacataggctaccacAGCGCAGGTGGGGTATAGGTACCAACACCAGTAACACAATGGGGCCTGCCTGTAACATACCAGCATCTGAAGAGACGTAAGAAACATTGCTTGATTCACTTTCGCTATTACCATCCGAtgattttttatcaaactCACGAAATATTTGACccattgttatatttttattgataaaagcCACCCCACATTCAACTCACTTAAGCCAGCCCTTAGAGAGAATGAATAGATAAGGGGGGTGAGGTGACGACACTTCTTCGGCGCCTGTCATTCGACATAGAAGCAGGCGCCATCTGTATATAACCTgactttaaaactttttatgcaTTGCCAgttatttaccaaaaaatatttttgttggaataaataatataatacaaattaattcgTAGAAAAAATCCCAAATAGGGATTATTACtacacatttatcccgccacaGTAAAGCACTGTATGTTACGTACACAAAatctttgccgccttttgctaatgtcgattaaaacgtttattttagaagaGTACTTTATGTAAGCAttagtttgtgaaaataaatctaaatctgcaacaatattgaaaattggcgttttttgcctccattggcaatgtttgtgtaccttagttgtacccgTAGCGGCATCTGCGCTGaactttgcgtaatatgccctattccaTGGCCGGAAAAGACTTAGAGTATATATGGGAAAA
Coding sequences within:
- the LOC128670643 gene encoding WD repeat-containing protein 55 homolog encodes the protein MGQIFREFDKKSSDGNSESESSNVSYVSSDAEEIETEDDNNPSCDEAFEDKDTADDCQDNEDEVVKAILAEKNKLRDHPPPITTEDFIVDISFSPIKNLIAIANIVGDILLYEYSNEEAKLVNTFELHLKACRDVEFDDSGLTMYSTAKDKVIMATDVETGKLKQCYENAHDDPVYKLLCLDSSKFVTGDDGGTIKLWDLRKPGAIFSLKIGEDYVSDMITNDSQKYLVCAGGDGVLSSVDLKASKLYTTSEEYDAELTCMGLFRSDTKLLVGSGKGKLYLFNWKEFGLHSDEYIGQKQSIQCMVPVTQNIVVTSGEDGILRATHMFPQRQLGIVGQHQLPVECLDISHDGQFIASCSHDNDVKFWNISYFESLDSIIDLNHKQDKKRDMINNLPSSTIKNASDFFSGLL